Proteins encoded in a region of the Populus alba chromosome 13, ASM523922v2, whole genome shotgun sequence genome:
- the LOC118032169 gene encoding uncharacterized protein — protein sequence MNFSTVSGHHSRKREEAGSSKSSLSMTMASSSSATGTNLDLMKKVRSHEVAIAELSNLSSSRTVYQKNGNLFFRTTAQKATASEQKQLDSAKAKLEG from the exons ATGAACTTTTCTACTGTCTCCGGGCATCACTccagaaagagagaagaagccGGTAGCTCTAAAAGCAGTTTGTCTATGACAATGGCATCCTCCTCTTCTGCCACGGGCACAAATCTCGATCTCATGAAAAAG GTTAGAAGTCATGAAGTAGCAATAGCAGAGCTCAGTAATCTTTCATCGTCTCGT ACTGTCTATCAGAAAAATGGGAACCTTTTTTTCCGTACAACTGCCCAGAAAGCAACAGCTTCTGAACAAA AACAACTTGACTCGGCCAAAGCTAAGCTAGAAGGATGA
- the LOC118032168 gene encoding uncharacterized protein: MGQVLDKFHGKQWREKQIRLIADKAYNHIKNQSGSANLTFEDLYIAVLLVYNDINKRLPGPHFDPPSKEQVRAMMQACDMNLDGELNHEEFVKFMQQLTADTFIVVSQGLIITLVVAPTVAMATKKATEGVPGVGKVVRKLPTSIYASLVTLAIMWFQTTRQDVD, from the exons ATGGGACAGGTCCTAGACAAATTTCACG GTAAGCAGTGGagggaaaaacaaataaggTTGATTGCAGACAAGGCgtataatcacataaaaaatcagTCGGGAAGTGCTAATCTCACTTTTGAAGACCTGTATATTGCTGTTCTACTTGTGTACAA TGATATTAACAAGCGCTTGCCTGGTCCCCATTTTGATCCTCCTTCGAAAGAGCAAGTCAGAGCCATGATGCAG GCATGCGATATGAACCTTGATGGTGAACTTAACCATGAAGAATTTGTGAAGTTTATGCAGCAGTTAACAGCAGACACGTTCATTGTGGTTAGTCAGGGGTTGATTATCACTTTGGTTGTGGCCCCAACAGTTGCCATGGCAACAAAGAAGGCTACTGAGGGTGTCCCTGGTGTTGGAAAGGTGGTGCGAAAATTACCCACCTCAATCTATGCATCCCTCGTTACTCTTGCAATTATGTGGTTTCAAACTACACGTCAGGATGTTGACTAG